In Diabrotica undecimpunctata isolate CICGRU chromosome 4, icDiaUnde3, whole genome shotgun sequence, a single genomic region encodes these proteins:
- the LOC140440290 gene encoding uncharacterized protein: MCLQLKLLDRFKLSNHLGVNFACEYSDDNRFFIINDTTLYILSFNGSVTNELPNFKCRKYILVVSDFSPCRCIDIDINTFYFNLPKEDIYEIIMNIEYSSNLKNTKPLEPVPLCAKWSPKGLADDSGCFLGVLTNLYSLEVYMKYLNNLEEVKYCIISNITESIIVTEKVKWSDANRFANNIKLEEYKRRIGAVTPSAFTWSHLINVGDINMCVIFVGHLNGDITVWRLKSRRYDDGKQTSPEFLGRFRTALSRITCMQWHRTSKNGGGLFYSDIEGQMNVVNVTYLNTSEAVFVKECSFLTEKNKVKVEKISVFEYNEETFILVAKQGVLIIFGINKMGEVFDCCVVYIQNYYITGLHYIENKVYVLSLPGILTELTVEVKDNKISTTKNIVSLKNDMEKYRTHGFFFTKTNIMLVIIAYPWDLQSFSKSRSYVNVFVYHNVQLKPFDLLWNNQGDSIEDYWDCFEILRIVCIKEKRFPWLGLPNDLNYDTLSTTKLKTLRLVSQLSEMVFAVIPTVKTYDIKPFIILHYLVTIKLVIERMTRLFNKRKETKLSDFQMRSIFIHNFFLKEMVAKNILPKANVGKTFIDGMIEVMRIANELEYPDPLDCVWCGDNILFGTFYNVISVFILYLYSISQDGSW; the protein is encoded by the exons atgtgcctTCAGTTAAAACTATTAGACAGATTTAAATTATCGAATCATTTAGGAGTAAATTTTGCTTGTGAATATTCAGATGATAatagattttttattataaacGATACCACTCTTTATATACTTTCATTTAATGGTTCAGTTACAAATGAATTACCGAATTTTAAATGTAGAAAGTATATTTTAGTAGTGTCTGACTTTAGCCCTTGTCGTTGTATTGATATagatataaatactttttattttaatttaccaaaAGAAGACATATATGAAATTATAATGAATATAGAAtactctagcaatttaaaaaatacaaaacccTTAGAACCAGTTCCTCTTTGCGCTAAATGGTCTCCTAAAGGTTTAGCGGACGACAGTGGTTGTTTTTTAGGAGTTCTAACTAATTTATACAGTTTAGAAGTATATATGAAATATCTCAACAATTTGGAAGAGGTTAAATACTGTATTATATCAAACATTACAGAATCAATCATAGTAACTGAAAAAGTTAAATGGAGTGATGCTAATAGGTTtgcaaataatataaaattgGAGGAATACAAGAGAAGAATAGGTGCTGTTACACCTTCAG CATTTACTTGGAGCCATCTTATTAATGTTGGAGACATTAATATGTGTGTTATATTCGTTGGACATCTTAATGGAGATATAACAGTATGGAGGTTGAAGTCCAGGAGGTATGATGATGGCAAACAAACCAGTCCCGAGTTTTTAGGGAGATTCAGAACAGCATTGTCAAGAATTACATGTATGCAGTGGCACAGGACCAGCAAAAATG GAGGTGGATTATTCTACTCAGACATAGAAGGACAAATGAATGTTGTAAATGTTACATATTTAAACACATCAGAAGCTGTTTTCGTCAAAGAATGTTCATTTTTGACAGAAAAGAATAAAGTAAAAGTTGAAAAAATAAGCGTTTTTGAATATAATGAGGAGACATTTATATTGGTTGCTAAGCAAGGAGTGCTAATTATTTTTGGAATTAATAAAATGGGAGAGGTTTTTGACTGCTGTGTTGTATACATTCAGAACTATTACATAACAG gcCTACACTACATAGAAAATAAAGTATATGTATTGTCCCTCCCAGGAATTTTAACAGAATTGACAGTGGAAGTTAAGGACAACAAAATATCCACCACAAAAAACATTGTATCATTAAAGAATGACATGGAAAAATATCGAACCCATGGATTTTTCTTCACAAAAACAAATATCATGTTAGTTATCATCGCATATCCGTGGGATCTGCAAAGTTTTTCCAAATCGAGGTCTTATGTGAATGTGTTTGTTTATCATAATGTTCAGTTAAAGCCATTTGATTTGCTGTGGAATAACCAAGGTGATAGTATAGAGGATTATTGGGACTGTTTCGAAATTTTAAG aatagtatgtataaaagaaaaacgttttCCTTGGCTGGGTCTACCTAACGACCTCAACTATGACACACTGTCCACAACAAAACTGAAAACCTTACGTTTGGTATCACAATTGTCTGAAATGGTATTCGCGGTAATACCAACCGTTAAAACATACGATATAAAACCATtcattatactccactacttagTAACAATCAAACTGGTGATAGAACGAATGACACGGCTgtttaataaaagaaaagagaCCAAACTGAGCGATTTTCAAATGCGGAGTATCTTCATCCATAATTTTTTCCTCAAAGAGATGGTAGCGAAGAATATTTTGCCGAAGGCTAATGTTGGAAAAACGTTTATTGACGGCATGATTGAAGTTATGAGAATTGCGAACGAATTGGAGTATCCAGACCCTTTGGATTGTGTGTGGTGTGGAGACAATATCCTTTTTGGTACATTTTATAATGTTAtaagtgtttttattttatatctttatTCGATAAGTCAAGATGGATCTTGGTGA